Proteins from a genomic interval of Ammoniphilus sp. CFH 90114:
- a CDS encoding TetR family transcriptional regulator, whose product MTEADIKMRILLAAKKLFAMQGFEGTSVRQICEEAGGNVALVSYHFGGKENVLFAIFESLFPGQQLPQYEEDMKDPVKGLRIIVEGVIRFKTEDPELAAILDREINMQTPRLERISSYVFPVWRKLRELLENGREQGVFQFRSLDHTLLFVMGCMIFPKCNTLHDLLLTERDRPLQEVIDDTLEFVLNGIGYRQEPK is encoded by the coding sequence ATGACAGAAGCGGATATCAAAATGAGAATACTTCTTGCAGCCAAGAAGTTATTTGCTATGCAGGGATTTGAGGGAACGTCGGTCCGGCAGATCTGCGAAGAGGCAGGAGGGAATGTGGCTCTGGTTTCCTACCATTTTGGCGGGAAGGAAAATGTGCTTTTTGCCATATTTGAATCGCTTTTTCCAGGGCAGCAGCTCCCTCAATATGAAGAGGATATGAAGGATCCGGTAAAAGGGCTTCGGATTATCGTCGAAGGTGTGATTCGGTTCAAAACGGAGGATCCTGAGCTGGCTGCTATACTTGACCGGGAGATTAATATGCAAACCCCGAGATTAGAGCGAATTTCGAGTTATGTTTTCCCGGTTTGGCGCAAGCTCCGAGAACTCCTAGAGAATGGGAGAGAACAAGGAGTTTTTCAATTCCGGTCATTAGACCATACGCTTCTTTTTGTCATGGGGTGTATGATCTTTCCAAAGTGTAATACGTTACACGATCTTCTTTTAACCGAAAGAGATAGGCCTTTACAGGAAGTGATTGATGATACCTTGGAGTT